The Aedes aegypti strain LVP_AGWG chromosome 3, AaegL5.0 Primary Assembly, whole genome shotgun sequence genome contains a region encoding:
- the LOC110678733 gene encoding uncharacterized protein LOC110678733 isoform X2 encodes MKMLFLKFIPVIALLVGPISAQDDSLAGSFLSGLLDSITSTEDAKGCPGVCVHTLATLICYEVLEDIPCPSPSMRCCVESQAAAANISTTTTSRPRPTTTPKPTTTTPKPTTEGKIKEKEKDKDSKNNSTCPGVCVADRIAEYCEAYLMTPGLCKSGTKCCVSRDIYPDKPPADLYVPTAHFDSNKNKTTTPKPYPKTTEKTTTEEPIKSKTNPPPKTVKTTPAPKIKIAPPSNPQGTGQKPCEGECVNGLFALFCDDVDSEAFCPNEGSCCVTGTADDTKHEIVTTTRRPSTPPPLRRCPGFCMLNIMAAFCERPSEIIPHTANCKRGSICCDNTKAPVTRPAPKRPPPPPTTTTTQAPTTTAAPDPREECPGSCIVSLLSFTCFRNAEMTDLFKCKKSGTQCCAPKSKIQEVQMAAGKIKPNDTTNYPPPPPPQNVAQPYPPPPQPLPPAQQPQPQPGYGPPVMNSYPGPVSNNIYEIPQTQPPVHHLSQPVYEPLPTTTTSRPQVYSKYVCGVKGTSRGARSFLSRIEMEHSSSRRSGRHIELESIYRSKSTERTNSTTSKYWNSHRKGRVVGGEDGDNGEWCWQVALINSLNQYLCGAALIGTQWVLTAAHCVTNIVRSGDAIYVRVGDYDLTRKFGSPGAQTLRVATTYIHHNHNSQTLDNDIALLKLHGQAELRDGVCLVCLPARGVNHAAGKRCTVTGYGYMGEAGPIPLRVREAEIPIVSDAECIRKVNAVTEKIFILPASSFCAGGEEGNDACQGDGGGPLVCQDDGFYELAGLVSWGFGCGRVDVPGVYVKVSSFIGWINQIISVNNL; translated from the exons ATGAAGATGCTGTTTCTGAAATTTATACCGGTAATTGCGTTACTGGTGGGACCGATTAGTGCTCAAGACGATTCGTTGGCTGGAAGTTTTCTGTCAG GTCTTCTAGACTCAATAACCAGCACGGAAGATGCCAAAGGATGTCCAGGAGTATGTGTGCATACGCTAGCGACATTGATATGTTACGAAGTTTTGGAGGATATTCCCTGTCCATCCCCAAGTATGAGGTGTTGCGTCGAAAGCCAGGCCGCTGCTGCAAACATTTCGACCACCACTACGAGCCGACCTAGGCCAACAACTACTCCGAAGCCAACCACCACAACCCCCAAGCCCACTACAGAAGGCAAAataaaggaaaaggaaaaagaTAAGGACAGTAAAAACAATT CTACATGTCCAGGAGTTTGCGTAGCTGACAGAATCGCAGAATACTGCGAAGCCTATTTGATGACTCCAGGTCTTTGTAAGAGTGGTACAAAATGTTGTGTTTCCAGGGATATTTATCCGGACAAGCCACCAGCCGATCTCTATGTGCCAACAGCACATTTCGATAGCAACAAAAATAAGACTACAACTCCGAAACCGTATCCCAAAACAACGGAAAAGACTACAACTGAGGAACCTATAAAGTCAAAGACTAATCCACCGCCAAAAACGGTGAAAACTACGCCTGCTCCAAAGATCAAGATAGCGCCCCCATCGAATCCACAAGGAACGGGTCAAAAACCTTGCGAAGGAGAATGCGTCAATGGACTGTTCGCACTGTTTTGCGATGATGTTGACAGTGAAGCATTCTGTCCAAATGAAGGATCTTGCTGTGTAACTGGAACTGCTGACGATACCAAACACGAAATTGTAACGACTACGAGAAGACCAAGTACGCCG CCACCGCTCCGAAGATGTCCTGGATTCTGTATGTTGAATATAATGGCTGCGTTCTGTGAACGGCCCTCGGAGATCATACCACACACTGCAAACTGCAAGCGAGGTTCAATTTGTTGTGACAACACTAAGGCTCCGGTTACGAGACCTGCTCCAAAACGGCCTCCACCGCCCCCAACTACTACAACTACTCAAGCTCCAACCACAACAGCTGCACCCGACCCAAGGGAAGAATGTCCAGGATCGTGTATTGTGAGCTTATTGAGTTTCACGTGTTTCCGAAATGCTGAAATGACTGATTTATTCAAATGTAAAAAGTCCGGAACACAATGCTGCGCTCCAAAATCGAAAATCCAAGAAGTTCAAATGGCAGCTGGCAAAATTAAGCCAAACGATACAACAAACTATCCACCGCCACCACCACCGCAGAATGTAGCACAGCCTTATCCACCTCCACCACAGCCCCTACCGCCGGCACAGCAACCGCAACCACAACCTGGTTATGGACCTCCCGTCATGAACAGCTATCCAGGACCAGTCAGCAATAACATTTACGAAATTCCACAAACTCAACCTCCAGTTCATCATCTGTCTCAACCCGTCTACGAACCACTACCCACTACGACCACATCTCGACCTCAAGTGTACTCGAAATACGTATGTGGTGTTAAAGGAACTAGTCGAGGCGCTCGATCGTTCCTCAGCCGAATCGAAATGGAACATTCCAGCAGTAGACGATCTGGCCGACATATCGAGCTGGAAAGTATCTACCGATCCAAAAGCACCGAACG GACAAACTCAACCACTAGCAAGTATTGGAACAGTCATCGCAAGGGCCGAGTTGTCGGTGGAGAGGATGGAGACAACGGCGAGTGGTGCTGGCAGGTCGCGTTGATCAACTCTCTGAATCAGTATCTCTGCGGGGCGGCACTAATTGGCACGCAATGGGTCCTGACAGCGGCGCACTGTGTCACCAA caTTGTTCGGTCTGGTGATGCAATATACGTTCGGGTAGGTGATTACGATTTGACTCGCAAATTCGGCAGCCCAGGGGCACAGACGCTGCGAGTTGCCACAACTTACATTCATCACAATCACAACAGTCAAACATTGGACAACGATATTGCACTGCTGAAGCTGCATGGACAGGCAGAGCTTAGGGATGGcgtttgtctg GTCTGCCTCCCAGCTCGAGGGGTGAATCACGCTGCCGGAAAGCGCTGCACTGTCACCGGTTACGGTTACATGGGAGAGGCCGGACCAATCCCATTGCGAGTCCGAGAAGCTGAGATTCCCATTGTGAGCGATGCCGAGTGCATCCGGAAGGTAAACGCCGTCACGGAAAAGATCTTCATCCTTCCGGCGTCGAGTTTCTGCGCCGGAGGTGAGGAAGGGAACGATGCCTGTCAAGGAGATGGTGGTGGTCCCCTGGTTTGCCAAGATGATGGATTTTACGAACTGGCTGGGCTTGTGTCGTGGGGATTCGGATGCGGACGGGTTGATGTACCAGGTGTCTACGTGAAAGTATCTTCCTTCATCGGATGGATCAATCAAATCATCAGCGTCAATAACCTATGA
- the LOC110678733 gene encoding serine proteinase stubble isoform X3 yields the protein MTPGLCKSGTKCCVSRDIYPDKPPADLYVPTAHFDSNKNKTTTPKPYPKTTEKTTTEEPIKSKTNPPPKTVKTTPAPKIKIAPPSNPQGTGQKPCEGECVNGLFALFCDDVDSEAFCPNEGSCCVTGTADDTKHEIVTTTRRPSTPPPLRRCPGFCMLNIMAAFCERPSEIIPHTANCKRGSICCDNTKAPVTRPAPKRPPPPPTTTTTQAPTTTAAPDPREECPGSCIVSLLSFTCFRNAEMTDLFKCKKSGTQCCAPKSKIQEVQMAAGKIKPNDTTNYPPPPPPQNVAQPYPPPPQPLPPAQQPQPQPGYGPPVMNSYPGPVSNNIYEIPQTQPPVHHLSQPVYEPLPTTTTSRPQVYSKYVCGVKGTSRGARSFLSRIEMEHSSSRRSGRHIELESIYRSKSTERLVLGHSIVPIPIIYSDHNDTVPEDLIHHPSISRTNSTTSKYWNSHRKGRVVGGEDGDNGEWCWQVALINSLNQYLCGAALIGTQWVLTAAHCVTNIVRSGDAIYVRVGDYDLTRKFGSPGAQTLRVATTYIHHNHNSQTLDNDIALLKLHGQAELRDGVCLVCLPARGVNHAAGKRCTVTGYGYMGEAGPIPLRVREAEIPIVSDAECIRKVNAVTEKIFILPASSFCAGGEEGNDACQGDGGGPLVCQDDGFYELAGLVSWGFGCGRVDVPGVYVKVSSFIGWINQIISVNNL from the exons ATGACTCCAGGTCTTTGTAAGAGTGGTACAAAATGTTGTGTTTCCAGGGATATTTATCCGGACAAGCCACCAGCCGATCTCTATGTGCCAACAGCACATTTCGATAGCAACAAAAATAAGACTACAACTCCGAAACCGTATCCCAAAACAACGGAAAAGACTACAACTGAGGAACCTATAAAGTCAAAGACTAATCCACCGCCAAAAACGGTGAAAACTACGCCTGCTCCAAAGATCAAGATAGCGCCCCCATCGAATCCACAAGGAACGGGTCAAAAACCTTGCGAAGGAGAATGCGTCAATGGACTGTTCGCACTGTTTTGCGATGATGTTGACAGTGAAGCATTCTGTCCAAATGAAGGATCTTGCTGTGTAACTGGAACTGCTGACGATACCAAACACGAAATTGTAACGACTACGAGAAGACCAAGTACGCCG CCACCGCTCCGAAGATGTCCTGGATTCTGTATGTTGAATATAATGGCTGCGTTCTGTGAACGGCCCTCGGAGATCATACCACACACTGCAAACTGCAAGCGAGGTTCAATTTGTTGTGACAACACTAAGGCTCCGGTTACGAGACCTGCTCCAAAACGGCCTCCACCGCCCCCAACTACTACAACTACTCAAGCTCCAACCACAACAGCTGCACCCGACCCAAGGGAAGAATGTCCAGGATCGTGTATTGTGAGCTTATTGAGTTTCACGTGTTTCCGAAATGCTGAAATGACTGATTTATTCAAATGTAAAAAGTCCGGAACACAATGCTGCGCTCCAAAATCGAAAATCCAAGAAGTTCAAATGGCAGCTGGCAAAATTAAGCCAAACGATACAACAAACTATCCACCGCCACCACCACCGCAGAATGTAGCACAGCCTTATCCACCTCCACCACAGCCCCTACCGCCGGCACAGCAACCGCAACCACAACCTGGTTATGGACCTCCCGTCATGAACAGCTATCCAGGACCAGTCAGCAATAACATTTACGAAATTCCACAAACTCAACCTCCAGTTCATCATCTGTCTCAACCCGTCTACGAACCACTACCCACTACGACCACATCTCGACCTCAAGTGTACTCGAAATACGTATGTGGTGTTAAAGGAACTAGTCGAGGCGCTCGATCGTTCCTCAGCCGAATCGAAATGGAACATTCCAGCAGTAGACGATCTGGCCGACATATCGAGCTGGAAAGTATCTACCGATCCAAAAGCACCGAACGGTTGGTTCTTGGCCACAGCATTGTGCCCATTCCTATTATCTACAGTGATCACAACGATACTGTTCCGGAAGATTTGATTCATCATCCTAGTATTTCTAGGACAAACTCAACCACTAGCAAGTATTGGAACAGTCATCGCAAGGGCCGAGTTGTCGGTGGAGAGGATGGAGACAACGGCGAGTGGTGCTGGCAGGTCGCGTTGATCAACTCTCTGAATCAGTATCTCTGCGGGGCGGCACTAATTGGCACGCAATGGGTCCTGACAGCGGCGCACTGTGTCACCAA caTTGTTCGGTCTGGTGATGCAATATACGTTCGGGTAGGTGATTACGATTTGACTCGCAAATTCGGCAGCCCAGGGGCACAGACGCTGCGAGTTGCCACAACTTACATTCATCACAATCACAACAGTCAAACATTGGACAACGATATTGCACTGCTGAAGCTGCATGGACAGGCAGAGCTTAGGGATGGcgtttgtctg GTCTGCCTCCCAGCTCGAGGGGTGAATCACGCTGCCGGAAAGCGCTGCACTGTCACCGGTTACGGTTACATGGGAGAGGCCGGACCAATCCCATTGCGAGTCCGAGAAGCTGAGATTCCCATTGTGAGCGATGCCGAGTGCATCCGGAAGGTAAACGCCGTCACGGAAAAGATCTTCATCCTTCCGGCGTCGAGTTTCTGCGCCGGAGGTGAGGAAGGGAACGATGCCTGTCAAGGAGATGGTGGTGGTCCCCTGGTTTGCCAAGATGATGGATTTTACGAACTGGCTGGGCTTGTGTCGTGGGGATTCGGATGCGGACGGGTTGATGTACCAGGTGTCTACGTGAAAGTATCTTCCTTCATCGGATGGATCAATCAAATCATCAGCGTCAATAACCTATGA
- the LOC110678733 gene encoding serine proteinase stubble isoform X1, with product MKMLFLKFIPVIALLVGPISAQDDSLAGSFLSGLLDSITSTEDAKGCPGVCVHTLATLICYEVLEDIPCPSPSMRCCVESQAAAANISTTTTSRPRPTTTPKPTTTTPKPTTEGKIKEKEKDKDSKNNSTCPGVCVADRIAEYCEAYLMTPGLCKSGTKCCVSRDIYPDKPPADLYVPTAHFDSNKNKTTTPKPYPKTTEKTTTEEPIKSKTNPPPKTVKTTPAPKIKIAPPSNPQGTGQKPCEGECVNGLFALFCDDVDSEAFCPNEGSCCVTGTADDTKHEIVTTTRRPSTPPPLRRCPGFCMLNIMAAFCERPSEIIPHTANCKRGSICCDNTKAPVTRPAPKRPPPPPTTTTTQAPTTTAAPDPREECPGSCIVSLLSFTCFRNAEMTDLFKCKKSGTQCCAPKSKIQEVQMAAGKIKPNDTTNYPPPPPPQNVAQPYPPPPQPLPPAQQPQPQPGYGPPVMNSYPGPVSNNIYEIPQTQPPVHHLSQPVYEPLPTTTTSRPQVYSKYVCGVKGTSRGARSFLSRIEMEHSSSRRSGRHIELESIYRSKSTERLVLGHSIVPIPIIYSDHNDTVPEDLIHHPSISRTNSTTSKYWNSHRKGRVVGGEDGDNGEWCWQVALINSLNQYLCGAALIGTQWVLTAAHCVTNIVRSGDAIYVRVGDYDLTRKFGSPGAQTLRVATTYIHHNHNSQTLDNDIALLKLHGQAELRDGVCLVCLPARGVNHAAGKRCTVTGYGYMGEAGPIPLRVREAEIPIVSDAECIRKVNAVTEKIFILPASSFCAGGEEGNDACQGDGGGPLVCQDDGFYELAGLVSWGFGCGRVDVPGVYVKVSSFIGWINQIISVNNL from the exons ATGAAGATGCTGTTTCTGAAATTTATACCGGTAATTGCGTTACTGGTGGGACCGATTAGTGCTCAAGACGATTCGTTGGCTGGAAGTTTTCTGTCAG GTCTTCTAGACTCAATAACCAGCACGGAAGATGCCAAAGGATGTCCAGGAGTATGTGTGCATACGCTAGCGACATTGATATGTTACGAAGTTTTGGAGGATATTCCCTGTCCATCCCCAAGTATGAGGTGTTGCGTCGAAAGCCAGGCCGCTGCTGCAAACATTTCGACCACCACTACGAGCCGACCTAGGCCAACAACTACTCCGAAGCCAACCACCACAACCCCCAAGCCCACTACAGAAGGCAAAataaaggaaaaggaaaaagaTAAGGACAGTAAAAACAATT CTACATGTCCAGGAGTTTGCGTAGCTGACAGAATCGCAGAATACTGCGAAGCCTATTTGATGACTCCAGGTCTTTGTAAGAGTGGTACAAAATGTTGTGTTTCCAGGGATATTTATCCGGACAAGCCACCAGCCGATCTCTATGTGCCAACAGCACATTTCGATAGCAACAAAAATAAGACTACAACTCCGAAACCGTATCCCAAAACAACGGAAAAGACTACAACTGAGGAACCTATAAAGTCAAAGACTAATCCACCGCCAAAAACGGTGAAAACTACGCCTGCTCCAAAGATCAAGATAGCGCCCCCATCGAATCCACAAGGAACGGGTCAAAAACCTTGCGAAGGAGAATGCGTCAATGGACTGTTCGCACTGTTTTGCGATGATGTTGACAGTGAAGCATTCTGTCCAAATGAAGGATCTTGCTGTGTAACTGGAACTGCTGACGATACCAAACACGAAATTGTAACGACTACGAGAAGACCAAGTACGCCG CCACCGCTCCGAAGATGTCCTGGATTCTGTATGTTGAATATAATGGCTGCGTTCTGTGAACGGCCCTCGGAGATCATACCACACACTGCAAACTGCAAGCGAGGTTCAATTTGTTGTGACAACACTAAGGCTCCGGTTACGAGACCTGCTCCAAAACGGCCTCCACCGCCCCCAACTACTACAACTACTCAAGCTCCAACCACAACAGCTGCACCCGACCCAAGGGAAGAATGTCCAGGATCGTGTATTGTGAGCTTATTGAGTTTCACGTGTTTCCGAAATGCTGAAATGACTGATTTATTCAAATGTAAAAAGTCCGGAACACAATGCTGCGCTCCAAAATCGAAAATCCAAGAAGTTCAAATGGCAGCTGGCAAAATTAAGCCAAACGATACAACAAACTATCCACCGCCACCACCACCGCAGAATGTAGCACAGCCTTATCCACCTCCACCACAGCCCCTACCGCCGGCACAGCAACCGCAACCACAACCTGGTTATGGACCTCCCGTCATGAACAGCTATCCAGGACCAGTCAGCAATAACATTTACGAAATTCCACAAACTCAACCTCCAGTTCATCATCTGTCTCAACCCGTCTACGAACCACTACCCACTACGACCACATCTCGACCTCAAGTGTACTCGAAATACGTATGTGGTGTTAAAGGAACTAGTCGAGGCGCTCGATCGTTCCTCAGCCGAATCGAAATGGAACATTCCAGCAGTAGACGATCTGGCCGACATATCGAGCTGGAAAGTATCTACCGATCCAAAAGCACCGAACGGTTGGTTCTTGGCCACAGCATTGTGCCCATTCCTATTATCTACAGTGATCACAACGATACTGTTCCGGAAGATTTGATTCATCATCCTAGTATTTCTAGGACAAACTCAACCACTAGCAAGTATTGGAACAGTCATCGCAAGGGCCGAGTTGTCGGTGGAGAGGATGGAGACAACGGCGAGTGGTGCTGGCAGGTCGCGTTGATCAACTCTCTGAATCAGTATCTCTGCGGGGCGGCACTAATTGGCACGCAATGGGTCCTGACAGCGGCGCACTGTGTCACCAA caTTGTTCGGTCTGGTGATGCAATATACGTTCGGGTAGGTGATTACGATTTGACTCGCAAATTCGGCAGCCCAGGGGCACAGACGCTGCGAGTTGCCACAACTTACATTCATCACAATCACAACAGTCAAACATTGGACAACGATATTGCACTGCTGAAGCTGCATGGACAGGCAGAGCTTAGGGATGGcgtttgtctg GTCTGCCTCCCAGCTCGAGGGGTGAATCACGCTGCCGGAAAGCGCTGCACTGTCACCGGTTACGGTTACATGGGAGAGGCCGGACCAATCCCATTGCGAGTCCGAGAAGCTGAGATTCCCATTGTGAGCGATGCCGAGTGCATCCGGAAGGTAAACGCCGTCACGGAAAAGATCTTCATCCTTCCGGCGTCGAGTTTCTGCGCCGGAGGTGAGGAAGGGAACGATGCCTGTCAAGGAGATGGTGGTGGTCCCCTGGTTTGCCAAGATGATGGATTTTACGAACTGGCTGGGCTTGTGTCGTGGGGATTCGGATGCGGACGGGTTGATGTACCAGGTGTCTACGTGAAAGTATCTTCCTTCATCGGATGGATCAATCAAATCATCAGCGTCAATAACCTATGA